The Gammaproteobacteria bacterium sequence ACGTGTATTTCTATACGCTGGCACTCAAGCTGGGCATAGACAATATGGCCGAGTTCATGACACGTTTTGGCCTGGGCCACAAAACCGGCATCGACCTCCCCGGCGAGATGGCGGGTGCAATGCCTTCGTCGGCCTGGAAGCGCAAAAGATATAATCAGCCTTGGTATGGCGGTGAAACCCTGATTGCGGGTATCGGACAGGGTTATGTGCTGACCACCCCCTTGCAACTGGCAACAATCACCGCCACGATGGCCAATCAGGGCGTGCAAATGAAGCCGCATATGCTGCATGCGATTCAAGAACCCGGCAGTGCCACCATCACCGAGCAAAAGCCGCAGATGAACGTGCGGGTGCCTGTGGTCAACGAGGAAAACTGGCGCACCGCCGTCAACGCCATGGTGAGCGTTGTGCATGGAGCACGCGGCACGGCTTATGCCAGTATAGGGCGTACCGCCACCTATAAAATTGCCGGCAAAACGGGTACGGCACAGGTGGCAGGGATTAAACAGGGCGCAAAATACAACGAAAGCCAAACCCCGGAGCGATTGCGCGACCACGCACTGTTCGTGGCCTTCGCCCCCGCCGAAGCCCCGCAGATCGCCATGGGCGTGATCGTGGAAAACGGTGGGCACGGCAGCAGCACGGCAGCGCCGGTGGCACGCATAGCGATGGACTATTACCTGAAGGATTTGCTCGGCATGGAATCGGCAGCCAAGGCTCCAGAGGCCGAGACCAAGCCTGGTGGTGTTGCTCCCGTTGATGGGGCAAAAAAGATCGGACCAACGTCTTCTCCCGCCGCACCGGAGGCCTCTCAGGGGATTACTCAAGATGAGTGAAGTTGGAATGCCCACACAGGAACTTACAGCTTGGACGTGGAGCTCGCTTACTATGCCTGACCCCCGACGCCTATGAACCAAAAAGCCATCCCCGTCTATGCACGGCCCAAGGAACAGGGTTTTTTGTTCCGCTTATTGCAGCGTATCCATGTTGATATACCGCTGCTGTGTGGCCTGCTGCTGCTCTCGGCAGCGGGGTTGGTGGTGCTGTACAGCGCGGGCGGACAAAGCCTGGAGGTGCTGACGCGCCAGGTGATGCGGCTCGCGCTTGCCTTTACCGTGATGCTGGTGCTTGCCCAGGTTCACCCGCAGCACTTGCAGCGCTGGGCGCCATGGTTGTTCGGTGCGGGAATCCTGCTGCTGGTGGCGGTATTATTGGTGGGCGACATCGGCAAGGGTGCGCGGCGCTGGCTGGAGCTTGGCGCATTCCGCTTTCAACCCTCCGAAATGATGCGTATCGCCGTACCCGCGATGGTCGCCTGGTATCTGGCGAACAGCCCGCTACCCCCTCGCCCGCTAAAGCTGATTATCGCCGGTGTGCTGGCGATAACGCCCACGCTGCTCATCGCCAAACAGCCTGATTTGGGTACGTCGTTGCTGATTGCCTGCTCGGGGGTGTTTGTGATTTTTCTGGGCGGCGTGCGCTGGCGTTATATCATCGCGGTCGGGGCGCTGGTGGCGGCATTCATCCCCATCGCCTGGTCGCTGATGCACGACTATCAGCGGCAGCGCGTGCTCACCTTCCTTGACCCGGAGAGCGACCCGCTGGGCACCGGCTATCACATCATTCAGTCGAAAATCGCCATCGGCTCCGGCGGCCTGTACGGCAAGGGCTGGCTGAACGGCACGCAGTCCTACCTCGACTTTATTCCCGAGCGCTCCACCGACTTCATCTTCGCCGTGCTGAGCGAGGAGTTCGGCCTGATCGGTATTCTGGTGGTACTGGCGATCTATCTGTTCATCGTCATGCGCGGACTGTATATCGCCTCCCAGGCGCACGACACCT is a genomic window containing:
- the rodA gene encoding rod shape-determining protein RodA, which codes for MNQKAIPVYARPKEQGFLFRLLQRIHVDIPLLCGLLLLSAAGLVVLYSAGGQSLEVLTRQVMRLALAFTVMLVLAQVHPQHLQRWAPWLFGAGILLLVAVLLVGDIGKGARRWLELGAFRFQPSEMMRIAVPAMVAWYLANSPLPPRPLKLIIAGVLAITPTLLIAKQPDLGTSLLIACSGVFVIFLGGVRWRYIIAVGALVAAFIPIAWSLMHDYQRQRVLTFLDPESDPLGTGYHIIQSKIAIGSGGLYGKGWLNGTQSYLDFIPERSTDFIFAVLSEEFGLIGILVVLAIYLFIVMRGLYIASQAHDTFTRLLAGSLILTFSVYIFVNIGMVTALLPVVGVPLPLISYGGTSMVTVMAGFGILMSIHTHRKLVPT